From the Clostridium cagae genome, the window TTTTGTATTTAATAGGTTCTGTATTTGCACCAATGATATCAATAGTTATAACTGATTACTTTATACTAAAAAACAGAGAGCTAAATTCAAAACTTAATGTGTTGAATTTAATTATATGGATAATTGGCTTTATTGTTTATAGAACATTTATGCAAATAAATATAATAGTAGGAAATACATTACCAGTTATGATAATAATAAGTTTTATATGTTTAATTTTAAATCTCATAAAAAAGCAGTTACATAGATTTAGTATTAAATAATTATATAATATGAAAACAAATAAAGTAGACTGAAAGGCATTTTGCTTTATTTGTTTTTTATGTGAAACTATAATATACAAAGTAATTATTTAAAGTTTTATACTTATGCTAGAAATATGATAATATAAGTATAAAACAATATTTTATAAGAAAAATGAGGAATAATGATGTCTATTTTAAATAAATTACTAAAACCTAAGTTATTAAGTGTTCTAGAGGATGATATAAATATTGAAGATGAACTAATTAATGAAAAAGATCTTTCAAATAATTTGATTCAAGATTTTAAATTAGATTATATAAATGAAGAAAGAGTAGAAATAAACGGATGTAGATTTATAAATGTTATATTTAATGAATGTTCTTTTAGAAATATAAGTTTGCTAGACGTTATATTTGAAAATTGCGATCTATCTAATATAGATTTTTCTGATGGAAGCATACATAGAGTGGAGTTTAAAAATTGCAAATTAACAGGGAGTAATTTTGGTGGAGCTAATATGCAAAATGTACTTTTTAAAGAATGTCTAGGTAAGTATTCTAATTTTTCATATTCAAAGATGAAATTAATAAATTTTGATGAATGTAATATGGAAAATGGAATATTCTTAGAATGTAATTTTAACAAAGTAGCTTTTAACAGTTCTAATTTAATATTCGGTGAATTTACTAATACCCATCTAAAAGGAATAGATTTTACTAATAGTGATATATCATCAATTATATTGACGGGAAAAGAACTAAAGGATGTTATAGT encodes:
- a CDS encoding pentapeptide repeat-containing protein; this translates as MMSILNKLLKPKLLSVLEDDINIEDELINEKDLSNNLIQDFKLDYINEERVEINGCRFINVIFNECSFRNISLLDVIFENCDLSNIDFSDGSIHRVEFKNCKLTGSNFGGANMQNVLFKECLGKYSNFSYSKMKLINFDECNMENGIFLECNFNKVAFNSSNLIFGEFTNTHLKGIDFTNSDISSIILTGKELKDVIVSPLQALELSRILGIIIK